From the Theobroma cacao cultivar B97-61/B2 chromosome 2, Criollo_cocoa_genome_V2, whole genome shotgun sequence genome, one window contains:
- the LOC18607446 gene encoding uncharacterized protein LOC18607446 — protein MVIVSLILQHLLVISGNLRRGYVGKKLPCVAIIVWLVYLSADWMATIVLSTLLMGDVKLKHGLIVFWTPFLLWHLGSPHNITAYSLEDNELWLRHFLGMVFQVSEAVYIYIRFRSDTDLNFMAAPIFLAGVCKYGERIWALRSASDKQLINSLYSSKGKAWPQENKNIRIGLSESAINDSFKGKGNVSELNLLRQAYSSFVIFKPLFLGLPFGLSAKFYDDMVYIKSKSAEDAFKLVGSELGYLYDLLFTKMPLHHHQPKLSLSLRALCFLSAVSSLIAFSAIMDKSVHSKVDIVITYLLLLGAISLDVYSFIMHALSTWAMIRSPIPKNMVQKMYSKVVASRMNLVEAKMEIKSMAQHDLINYFAEAKTNKFTEAVRIIDTGNLLQKYGHTNWKPVDCELKKFIYDHLKEKRQTLAEKGFGQEDLEKLLNAKGENMLDEHVMEDLVGTTDFIQGIFCWHFATKLVYYDDLDNFRTGTLGSSCEIAMSLSDYMMYLVLVRPLMLPKGFSEVINNENYRQAKILFPEDMTKNMRKIEVRKKFTSVVLGHQNFLSESNSLEVINGGCRFAQKLQSVITEFRWDHEEKWKMISKVWVEMMTYAASHCSWKEHAQQLRHGGELLTHVALLMAHLGLTTQIRREKPPDHEDELNLPFPL, from the coding sequence ATGGTTATAGTCAGCCTTATCCTCCAGCATCTTCTCGTCATATCTGGGAATCTTCGACGAGGATACGTTGGGAAAAAATTGCCTTGTGTGGCGATAATTGTATGGTTAGTGTATTTGTCAGCAGACTGGATGGCAACTATTGTGCTGAGTACCCTTCTTATGGGCGATGTTAAGCTTAAACATGGCCTTATTGTATTTTGGACGCCCTTCCTTTTGTGGCATCTTGGCAGCCCTCATAACATTACAGCTTATTCTTTAGAAGACAATGAGCTGTGGCTACGACACTTTCTTGGCATGGTCTTCCAAGTGTCAGAGGCGGTATATATCTATATCAGGTTTCGATCAGACACCGACCTCAATTTTATGGCTGCTCCAATATTCCTTGCTGGAGTTTGCAAGTACGGAGAAAGGATATGGGCTCTCAGATCTGCAAGCGACAAGCAGCTCATAAATTCCTTGTACTCTTCAAAAGGAAAGGCTTGGCCacaggaaaataaaaatatcagaATAGGGCTGTCTGAGTCTGCAATAAACGATTCTTTCAAAGGCAAAGGCAACGTTTCCGAGCTCAACTTGCTCCGCCAAGCTTATtcatcttttgttattttcaaGCCTCTCTTCCTTGGCCTCCCATTTGGGCTTTCCGCAAAATTTTATGACGACATGGTCTACATCAAGTCTAAATCCGCGGAAGATGCCTTCAAATTGGTAGGGTCTGAACTGGGATACCTTTACGACTTGCTTTTCACCAAGATGCCCCTTCATCACCATCAGCCTAAATTGAGTTTAAGTCTTCGTGCCTTGTGCTTTCTGTCTGCTGTGTCATCACTGATTGCATTCTCAGCAATCATGGATAAGAGTGTGCATTCAAAAGTCGACATTGTCATTACTTATCTGCTGTTGCTGGGAGCTATTTCTCTCGACGTATATTCATTTATAATGCACGCTCTCTCTACATGGGCAATGATCAGGTCCCCCATTCCAAAAAACATGGTGCAAAAAATGTACTCCAAGGTTGTTGCTTCCAGGATGAATTTGGTTGAAGCCAAGATGGAAATCAAATCAATGGCACAACATGATCTAATAAATTATTTCGCCGAGGCCAAGAcaaacaagttcactgaagcTGTAAGGATTATTGACACTGGTAATCTTTTACAGAAGTATGGGCATACCAATTGGAAGCCTGTTGATTGTGAATTGAAGAAATTCATCTATGATCATCTAAAAGAGAAGCGTCAGACGTTGGCCGAGAAGGGTTTCGGACAGGAGGATCTCGAGAAGTTATTAAATGCGAAAGgtgaaaacatgttagatGAACATGTTATGGAGGACTTGGTCGGCACAACAGATTTTATACAAGGCATTTTTTGTTGGCATTTTGCTACAAAGCTTGTTTACTACGATGATCTCGACAACTTTCGAACAGGTACGCTCGGTTCATCCTGCGAAATTGCCATGTCTTTGTCTGATTACATGATGTACCTCGTACTCGTCCGTCCATTGATGCTGCCTAAAGGGTTCAGTGAAGTGATAAACAATGAAAACTACCGCCAAGCCAAAATTCTTTTCCCAGAGGATATGACAaaaaacatgagaaaaatAGAAGTCAGGAAAAAATTTACATCAGTGGTGCTTGGGCACCAAAATTTTCTCAGTGAAAGTAATAGCTTGGAAGTGATAAACGGTGGGTGTAGGTTTGCCCAAAAATTGCAGAGTGTTATCACAGAGTTTCGGTGGGATCatgaagagaaatggaaaatgattAGTAAAGTGTGGGTGGAGATGATGACTTATGCTGCCAGTCATTGTTCTTGGAAAGAGCATGCTCAACAATTGAGGCACGGTGGGGAGCTGCTTACTCATGTTGCCCTTCTTATGGCACATCTTGGTTTGACCACTCAGATCCGCAGAGAAAAACCACCTGATCATGAGGATGAGCTTAATCTGCCATTCCCACTTTAA
- the LOC18607447 gene encoding expansin-like A1, producing MALFLCLLFVLVSSANACDRCVHQSKAAYFSKASALSSGACGYGSLALGLSGGHLAAGVSSLYKDGAGCGACFQIRCINSTLCSSKGTRVTLTDLNHNNQTDFVLSSRAFMAMANRGMGQDILKLGIVDVEYKRIPCEYKNQNLAVRVEESSQKPNYLAIKLLYQGGQTEIVGMDVAQVGSSNWNFMSRNYGAVWDTSRVPTGALQFRFVVTSGFDGKWIWAKSVLPADWKTGVIYDSGVQITDIAKEGCSPCDDGSWR from the exons ATGGCTCTCTTTCTTTGCTTGTTGTTCGTCCTCGTTTCTTCTGCTAATGCTTGTGATCGCTGCGTGCACCAGTCCAAGGCTGCTTATTTCTCCAAAGCCTCTGCACTTTCAT CTGGAGCTTGTGGATATGGTTCCTTGGCATTAGGCTTAAGCGGTGGACACCTTGCAGCTGGTGTGTCTTCTCTGTACAAAGATGGAGCTGGTTGTGGTGCCTGCTTTCAG ATAAGGTGCATAAATTCAACTCTGTGCAGCAGTAAAGGGACTAGGGTGACACTAACTGATCTCAATCACAACAATCAGACTGACTTTGTTCTTAGCAGCAGAGCTTTCATGGCCATGGCTAACCGGGGCATGGGCCAAGACATTTTGAAACTTGGGATTGTCGACGTTGAATATAAAAG GATACCTTGTGAATACAAAAACCAGAACTTAGCTGTTAGAGTTGAAGAATCAAGCCAAAAACCAAATTACTTGGCGATTAAATTGCTGTACCAGGGTGGTCAGACAGAGATAGTAGGCATGGATGTGGCTCAG GTTGGTTCTTCAAACTGGAATTTCATGAGCAGGAATTATGGAGCAGTGTGGGACACAAGCAGAGTTCCAACTGGTGCCCTGCAATTTAGATTTGTGGTGACATCTGGGTTTGATGGCAAGTGGATTTGGGCAAAGAGCGTGCTTCCAGCTGACTGGAAAACTGGAGTTATATATGATTCTGGTGTTCAAATCACCGATATTGCAAAAGAAGGTTGCTCTCCTTGTGATGATGGGAGTTGGAGATGA